The window CCTACTGGGCGCGGGAGTCGTGCAGACGAACGACGGCTTCGTCCTGGCCTCCATCGCAACCTGTCTGCTCGCGGGCGCGTTTCTGGCGTTCGGCATCCGCCGGCAACGCGCCCTCGCAGCGGCGGCCGCTGCGGCGGGGGACCAGGAGGAGCTCGGGCCGCCCGCACTCTTACGGGTGAAGGCGGAACGGCTGATCGCCGTGGAGGAACCGGCCCGGCGCTCGCAGCCGGCGGACCAGCCCGCCGAGCCCGTCCCGGCGCATCCGCGCGAGCGGCAGTACGCGCACGACGAGCGTTTCCCGCATCAGCGAGAGGGCTCAGCGCAGCAGCGGGAGGGTTCCGCCCGCCAGCGGGAGGATTTTCCGCACCAGCGGGAGGGCCAGCGCCGGTCGGAGCCGTCGTACCGCTCGGAGCCTTCGCACCAGCCGGAGCCTTCGTACCGGTCGGAACCCTCGTATCAGCCGGAGCCTTCGTACCGGTCGGAGCCTGAGTACCGGCAGGAGCCGTACCGGCGCGCTGATCAACCGGTTCCGTCCCGCCCGACCGGGTCTCCGGCCCAGTCGCGGCCCGCCGCGGCGCACACCAGCCCGGCGGCGCATCCCAGTTCCGCGGGTCACGCCGGTTCGGCGGGTCACGCCGGTTCGGCGGGTCACGCCGGTTCGGCGGGTCACGCCGGTTCGGCGGGGCAGCCGCGGCCGGCCGCCGCGCAGTGGGCGGAGCCGGGCCACGCCCGACCGAGCTCTCAGCCCCGGCCGATGGGGCACCCGCAGTCGACGCAGCACCCCGCGGCGGCACAGCGCCAGCCCGGTCCGCGCGAGGCCGATGCCCGCGACCGGGTGGTACCGCTCGCCGAGAGTTACCCGTCCGGTGGCCGCCCGACCGATCGCCGATACGGTGCCGAGTCGGACCGGGCCACCGGATATACCGGTCAGCCCCCGTCGTCGGGGCGGCCCACCCAGGCGCCACCGCCCGCCGACCGGACGCCGCACCCGGCGCAGCCCTACCCCGGCCCGTCCCACGCCGGGCAGGGGCCGTCGCACGCCGGCCAATCCCACGCGGGTCAGTCCCACGCCGGCCAGTCGCACGCCGGTCAGTCGCAGGCTGGCCCATCCCACGCCGGGCAGGCGGGGCAGGGGCCGTCGCACGCCGGCCAGTCGCAGGCTGGCCCGTCCCACGCCGGGCAGTCGTATGCGGGCCAGTCGCACCGTCCGGGGTCGAGCCGTCCGCAGGCCCAGCCGGGCCAGGGCTTCCCGGGTCAGGGATCCCCGGGTTCGGGAGCGCCGGGCTCCGGCGCTCCGGGCTCACCGGGGTCGAGGCGGCCGGACGAGGACCGGCGGCTGTACTTCGCTCCCGGCGAGCGGGTGGACGATAGCGCGGAGACAATCGTGGTCGCCGACGTCGTGGCAGAGGTCGTCGACTCATCCCCGCGGGCGTCCGAGACGGTCCGCGACGAGCCGGCCGACGTCGTGGACGTGGCCGACGAGGCGGGACCGACCGACACGATCAAACTCGACGGTCCGCCGGTGCTCGTCGTCGAGTCCACTCGCGTGGAGCCGAACCAGCCGCCGCGTTCCACGCCCACCGACCGCCCGCGCGACGCGGCCCGCCCGGCAGAGCAGCCCCGCCCCACCAGCCCGGCCCGCCCCGCGGAGCCTTCCCGCGCGGCGGAGTTCGCTCGGCCCGCGGAGCAGCGCCCGACCAGCCCGGCCCGCCCCGCGGAGCCTTCCCGCGCGGCGGAGTTCGCTCGGCCCGCGGAGCAGCGCCCGACCAGCCCGGCCCGCCCCGCAGAGCCTTCCCGCGCGGCGGACCAGTCGCGTCCGACGAGTCCGGCCCGTCCGGCGGAGTTCTCGCGCCCCGCGGAGCAGTCGCGTCCCGCGGAGCCCTCGCGCTCGGCGGAGTTCTCGCGTCCGGGCGAGCAGCCGCGTCCGGCGCGTCCTGCGGAGCCATCCGGCGCGGCGGAGCAGTCGCGTCCGGCGCGTTCGGCGGAGCCGTCGTACTCGGAGGCGGAGCCGGAGACCGAGGCGATCACGCTGCCGCTCGGCGGCGCGGCGCCGGTGTCACCCGCTGCGGCCGAGCGGGACGACCCGTCGCGTCCGGCGAATGCGGACGCCGCGCCCGGTCCGGCGCCGACCGGGGACGCGGGGAACTCGGGCGGGCCGCTGCCGAGCCCGACCGGGGACGACAGCGATCCTGAGCCGGCCGCCGAACTCCTCCTCTCCTCCGAGAAGAAGAAGCTCGCCCACGCCGACGAGCCGGTTCTCGTCGTCGACGGCCGCCCGCGCTACCACCTGGACGCGTGCCCGCAGCTCGACGGGCGCACGACCGTGACGCTCTCGGCCGAACAGGCGATCGAACTGGGCTTCACCCCCTGTAGCCGCTGTGCGGCGGCGACGCGGCTTCTGGTCGCTCTGCGGCGGTGACGCAGCGTCACGACGCTACGGGATCGACCGACCGCTTCGTCGTCCCCGTGCGCGTCAAGCCGGGAGCATCCCGGCCTCGCGTCGGTGGCAGCCACCACGGGCCACACGGACCCGCCCTGGTCGTCGCGGTGGCGGCTCGCGCGGTCGAGGGCCGCGCGACCGACGCCGTGATCCAGGCGGTGGCCGCCGCGTTCGGCGTCCGGGCCGCGGGCGTCACGCTGCTCGCCGGCCGGACGAGCCGAGACAAGCTACTCGCGCTGATCCCCGCCCCGCCGGACGCCGAGGCGCGGCTGACCGCACTGCGTGACGGTTGAGGCAGCCGCTGACTCCCGCCGGAAAAGGCACGTTTGAACTACCTGGTCGAGACGGTATGTGAGAGAAGACTCACAGGCCGCGCAGCCCCTGGCAACGTGCGGCTGTGGGGGACACGAGCGTGTACGGCGTCAGCATTGGTGCGCGTCGCATTGTCGCGACGGGCATCGGCTACGTATCCTGAGCGCTCTGACCAACCGCCGGGCTCAGCACGGCGAACCGGGCGGAGGTGGCCGCGATGGCGGAGCAGGCGAAGGCCACGAAAGACACCCCTCGTCGGGTGGCGGCGAAGACCGGCACCCGCCGGACGACCCGCACCGCGGCGACGGGATCGGGCGGCGCGGCAGAGGCCCCGCGCACGAAGTCGAAAGCGGGCGGTGCCGCGGTGGCACCGGACGACGGTCGGAGCGAGGAACTGCGCAGCGTGCTCGAAGCGCGGCTGCAGGAACTCACGACCGAGTACGACGAGGCCGTGGTCACCCTGACCGACCTGCAGCGGAGCCGAGTGGCCGACGGTGCGGGCGACGATCAGGCCGACACCGGCACGAAGACGTTCGAGCGGGAGCAGGAGCTCTCCCTCGTCCATGGGCTGCGGGAACGGGTGCAGCAGGTCGAGCATGCGCTGGCGCGGCTCGCGGAGGGGAAGTACGGCTCCTGCGAGCGGTGCGGGAACCCCATCCCGACCGCGCGCCTCGAGGCATTCCCTAGTGTGACCCTGTGCGTGAGTTGCAAGCAGATCGAGGAGCGCCGCTGACGCGGCCCGCTGACAGTGACCCCCGGGGCGCGGCGCCGGTCGACGGGCAGCAGCCCGTCGATCCCGACGCCCCCGACCCGGGGACAGCCGATCACCCGGCGGACGCGGACCCGGCGGCCACCCGTGCCGATGCGGCCGCCCCCAACGGGACGGGCGCAGACCCGGCCATCCCGGCCCCGGCCGACGCGGCTGCGCCGAACGGGGCGGGCGCAGGCCCCGCCACCTCGACCCCGGCCGACGCGGACGCCACTCGGGCCGCCGCGGACGCGGCCGAGGGTGCGAGCCCGGGCCCGGCTGCGGCCGAGGGTTCGCCCGGCGGTGTGGACTCTGACCCGGCCGCGCACGAGCGTGACGGGGGCCTGTCCGAGGACGCTCAGGAGACGGTCGCCGGGCCCCGGACGCGGCGAGGTCGGTGGCTGTTCGCGCTGGTCGCGCTCCTCACGCTCGCCGCCGACGTGATCAGCAAGCTCGTCGTCGTAGCGAAGCTGGAGGATACCAACCGCCCTCCGGTCGAGGTCCTCGCGAACGTCCTGTACCTGGTCCACACCCGCAACACCGGCGCGGCGTTCTCGCTCGGCTCCGGCTACACGTACGTGCTCACCGCGATCGCGGTCGGCGTCATCGTCGTGATCATCCGGACCGCCCGCAAGCTCGCCTCGACCCCCTGGGCCCTGGCCCTCGGGCTGGTGCTCGGCGGCGCCTGCGGCAACGTCGTCGACCGGCTGTTCCGCGAAGGCGGCGGGGTCGTCGACTTCCTCGCGGTGGTCGATCCGTTCGACCCACCGTGGCCGGTGTTCAACCTCGCCGACTCCGCGCTGTGCGTCGGCGTCGCGCTCATCGTCGTCCTCGAACTGACCGGTCGCCGGATCGACGGGTCGCGAGCGACCAAGGCCGGCCGGGCACAATCGAAGGATGACTGAAGTCGTCCGCGGTGAGCATCGTTCCCTCCCCATCCCGGACGGGCTGGAGGGCATGCGCCTGGACGCCGCGCTGGCCCGCCTCTTCGGGCTCTCCCGCACTGCGGCCGCCGGCGTGATCGAGGCCGGGGACGCGTACCTCGACGGTGCCCCGGCGGGTAAGTCGGACAGGGTGTCCGGCGGCGCGTGGCTCGAGGTGACGCTGCCCGCGCCTGCCGCGCCACCGTCGGCCGCGCCCGAGCCGGTTCCCGGCCTGCGGGTCGTGTACGCCGACGACCACATCGTCGTCGTCGACAAGCCGGTCGGCGTCGCCGCGCACCCGAGCCCGGGCTGGACCGGCCCGACCGTGGTCGGCGGCGTCGCGGCGATGGGCTACCGGATCTCGACGTCCGGCGCCGCGGAGCGGCAGGGCGTCGTGCACCGGCTCGACGCCGGAACCACCGGCCTGATGGTGCTCGCCACCAGCGAGCGGGCCTACACGCTGCTGAAACGCGCCTTCAAGGAGCGCGAGGTCAGCAAGGTCTACCACACGCTGATCCAGGGCCACCCCGATCCGAGCCGCGGGACGATCGACGCGCCGATCGACCGGCACCCGTCCTCGGACTGGCGGTTCGCGGTCGTGGCAGGCGGCAAGCCGAGCATCACCCACTACGACACGCTGGAGGCGTTCCGGGCGGCGTCGCTGCTGGAGGTGACGCTGGAGACCGGCCGCACGCACCAGATCCGGGTCCACTTCTCCGCGCTGCGCCATCCCTGCGTCGGTGACCTGACCTACGGTGCCGACCCCACGCTCGCCGCCCGCCTCGGGCTGACCAGGCAGTGGCTGCACGCGATGCGACTCGGTTTCGCCCACCCCGACACCGGCGAGTGGGTCGAGTTCACCAGCGAGTACCCGACGGACCTGCAGACCGCGCTGGACCGGGTCCGCGCCGAGTCGTGAGGTTCTTCCGCGACCGCGTGCTGGCCCGGCTGGGGCGGGGCGCACGGCGTCTGACCCGGTCGTGGACCGCGCTGGTCACGCTGGTGCTCGTCGTCGGCCTGATCGTCGTCGCCTACCGGGCCGGTACCCGGACGGCGCCCGTCGACGACACGGTCGGCAACGTGCCGCGGGTCGGCCCGGTCGACGGCCAACGTATCGACGCCTACCGCGCGGACGCCTCGCGCGAGCTCGCCGGGCTGCCCGCCGGAACCGCGGTCTGGGCGCTCGTCGGGCTGACCGAGTACCAGCGCCCGGGCTCCCTTCCGGCGCTCTTCGCCGGCTACCCGGTGAACCGGGTGGTGATGCGGGTCCCGCTGCCGGACGCCCAGACCCAGCTGGTGACGCTGGTCGTCGACCGTCTGGACGTGGACGTGGCGGCAGGCATGCACCGGACCGCGGCGGCGAAGGACCGGGCGGCGTCGGAGGCGGCGAGCGCGGCAGCGACCGCGGACGCCGAGCTGGCGCGGGTCTACACGGCGGACGCAGCGATGGAGCGGCAGGAGGCGGCGGCCTACCGGGCGCTGTGCGCGTGCGTGTACGCCGCGGTCGTCCGGGCGACGCCGGAGCAGCTCCGGACGCTCGCCCAGCGTCCGGGGATCCGGGTGATCGACCCGGCGCCCGAGGTGAACCGGCTGGACCGAGCCACGTTCGTACCGTTGCTGCCGGAGCAATCCGGAACTGTCGGTCCGCCGTCGGATACTGCTGTCGGCCCGAGCGCGACGCCGTCTCCATCGGCTGCCGGCTGAGGCCCTGTCCCAAACGGCTGAATTCCGTCCGAACGAAAGGCTGTACGTAATGCACATGAAGACGCGTGCGGGCTCACTCTGGGTGACCGAAGTGAGCCACGCCGAGCTATCGGCCGTGTTCGCGTTGCGTCACGACGTCTTCGTGGTCGGCCAGGGCGTTCCTGCCGAGCTGGAGCGAGACGCGGACGACGAGACCGCGGTGCACGTCGGGGCCTGGGAGCACGACCTGAACACCCCGGCCTGTGCGCCGCTGCGGCTGGTCGGCACCGGTCGGCTGGTGGGCCGGCCACCGGCACCCGGCCGGATCGGCCGGATGGCGGTCCGGTCCGACGTCCGGGGCGGCGGCGTCGGCACCGTGGTGCTGCGCGGGCTGGAGCGGGCAGCGCTCCGGCGGGGCCATCCGGAGCTGGTGCTGCACGCCCAGCTCCACGCTCGAGGCTTCTACGAGCGGGCCGGGTACACCGCGGTCGGGCCGCAGTTCGAGGAGGCGGGGATCGAGCACGTCGAGATGCGCAAGGCGCTTCCGGTCATCCGGCCGGTCACCGACGCCGACTCCGCCGGACTGATCGCGCTGATCGGCACGGTCTGGGGCGAGTACCCGGGCTGCGTTCTCGACGTGGACGCCGAGGAGCCCTGGCTGCGAGCGCCCGGCTCGTACTACGCGGCCAACGGTGGCCGCATGTGGGTGGCCGAGCTGGACGGGGTCCTCGTGGGCTCGGTCGGGATCCGCCCGAACGCCGGGGCCGACACCGCCGAGCTGAAGAGCCTGTACGTCGGTGCCGCCGCGCGCAAGCACGGCTTGGGCGAGGTGCTGACGTCGCTGGTCGAGGACGAGGCCGTGCGCCTCGGCCTCCGGCAGCTGGAGCTGTGGACCGATACGCGGTTCGCCGACGCCCACCGCTTCTACGCCCGGCTCGGCTACACCCAGTTGCCGGGTTCGCGCGAGCTGCACGACCTGTCGAACACCGTCGAGTACCCGTTCGTGAAAGCGTTCCCGTACACGGCCGATCTGGCCGGGTAGCGGATCCGGATTCCGACCGCCGAGCACAACGGGGCAGAAGATACGTAGGCTGGCGATGACCTGGCCGACGGCGCGGGCGATCATGGACGCGCGCCGGGTGACCTGACCGCAGGGGCGTCCAGACGGGTGGGAGGTGCCGGTGGGGCCGAGCGAGCCCGCCGACCGGGGCGAAGCGGTCAGACGCTGGCGCGCGTTACTCGGTCGGCAGCGGAGCCGTCCGCGTCCGATGGGCGTCGCGCAGCCGTTGGCGCCGCCGCTGACCCCGCCACCGGCTCAACCGGCGGTGGCCCCGCCGACGACCCAGCCGATGACCCAGCACCCCCTGGCGCCACCGCCGGTGGTCGCACCACCGCAGCGGGCCGGTGACAACTTCGACTTCCGACCGGCCCCGCCCGACCCCGGCCCCCCTCCGCCGCTGGTCGGCACCGTGCCGATCCCGCAAGCCGTCGAGATCATCCGCGCCGACGTGGGTGTGCCGAAGGCGGTTGCGTTCATCAACCCGAAGGGCGGCGTCCACAAGACGACGGCCACCGTGCTCGCCGCCGCGACGCTCGGCAGCGTGCGGGGCGGCGGCGTGCTGGCGTGGGACGACAACGAGCTCCGTGGCACGCTCGGGCTTCGCGCGGGCACCGCACGGCACGCCCGGACCGTCAAGCACCTGATCGGCGACCTCACCGGCGTCGAAACCGCGATCAACGCGGGTCAGAACCTCCACGAGGTGCTGGAAAACTACCTCCGGCACGCGTCCGACGGTTCGTTCGACGTGCTGGCCGGCGACGAGGACCCGCGCATCGCCCGGCACCTCGACCCGGACACGGTCCGGCGGCTGATGAGGCTGCTGACCGCCGCGTACGACATCGTCTGTGTGGACACCGGCAACAACGTCGAGAGCCCGAACTGGAAGACCGTGATCGAGCAGAGCGACCGGCTGGTGGTGACGACGCTGCCGCGGGAAGACGCGGCGTTCACCGCCGACTGGATGCTCGACCTGCTGGAGGAGGACGGGCACGCCGACCTGGTCGCGGACGCCGTCACGATCCTGAGCTGCCCCAGCCCGATCCGCTCACCGCTCCTGGAAGAGCTGGTCGAACACTTCTCGCACCGCACCCGTGCGGTCGCCGTGATCCCGTACGACCCGGCGCTGGAATCCGGGTCGACGATCGTGTTCTCACAGATCGCCGATGCCACCCGCCGGGCGTGGCTGGATGCGTGTGCTGCCCTCGTCCAGGGGTGGGGGCGGTGAGCACTATGGTTGAGCGGTGCGCCAGGATTCGCCGAGCTCGTCGGACGGCGTGACGACACCGCCGCCCGCGAGTGGGCCGCCCGAGACGCCTGGTACGTCGCCCGGTACCGCGGCGCAGCCCTCGCCGCTTCCGTCCGCGCCGCCGGTGGCGCCGCTTCCGTCCGCGCCGCCGGTGGCGCCGCTTCCCCCGGTACCGGAGACGCTCGGCTCCGCGCCGGGCACCGACCTGGTGCCGGTTCCGCGTCGGCGGCACGCGGGCGACGAGCCGGAGGACCCGGTCGCGCTCACGCCCGCCGCGCTCTGGACCGGGCTGCGCGCGTCGGTGAGTCTGCGGGATCTGGTCGCGGCCGTCGTGCTGGCGCTGCTCGTCGCCGCGCTGGGCGCAGTGACCGGGGTGCTCTGGGCCTGGATCGGGCCGCACGTCCCGGTGTTGATGACCGCGAACGGGCCGATCCTCGCTGAGTACTACGGCGAGTCGGCGTTCGGGCAGCAGGCCACGTTCGGCGGGCTCGCCCTGGCGACGGGGCTGCTACTCGGGCCGATCGCCTACCTCGCCCGCCGCTGGCGAGGGCCGATCCTCCTGCTGGGGCTGGCCGTCGGCTGCCTGGCCGGAGCGTGGGTCAGCTGGAAGGTCGGCATCTGGGTGGGGCGTGATGAGTACGAGTCGCTGCTCCAGCACGCCGCGCCCGGCCGGACGTTCTCGATGCCGGTGAAGCTCAACGCGTTCGGCCTGTTGTTCCTGGAGCCGCTGGTGGCGGTGCTCGGGTACGTCGTCGTCGCAGCGTGGTCGCGTTACCCGGACCTGAAGGTCGACCCCGCGCTGAACCGCGCGCCCGGACGCCACTGGGGAGAACGCCCGCCGGACCAGTGAACCCGGGGGCGGGGCGACCGAGTCACCGAGCCGATCAGTTCGGCGACTGACCGACCCGCAGCTCGGCGAGCGGCACCGGCACCGCGTGCAGCCGGGAGAGCATCGTGGCCTCGCGCTTCAGCAGCCGCAGCTGCCGGCGCAGGCGTCCGACCGGGTCGTCGATCGCCAGCAGGCTCTGCTGATCGTCGAGCGTGAGCGGCGCCGCCGACCCCACCAGATAGGAGAGCATCGCCGGGTCGCTGGGCAGCGGTAGCGCCGGGAGGATCGGCTGCCCCGTCTCGTCGTCCCCGGTCTGTTCGCCGGCCCGGAGCGTGGCGTGGAGCAGCGTCCGGCAGCGCGCGAACACCTCGCGGACGCCCGCGGCCAGCACCTCGGCCTCTTCGCCCGCTCTGGCGTCCGCGTCCGCCTCCGGGAGCCGTTCGATCCGGCCGCGCAGATACGGCACGTCCCCGTCGGCCGGGACGACGTCCAGCAGCCGGAACCGGTCGCGGCCGGCCGTCACCACGTCGAACCGGCCGTCCCGATAGGGATGCACCTGCCGGAGTTCGGCGGTGCACCCGATCTCGTAGAGCGCGGTCACGGCGCCCTCGCCGACCTCCCAGCCCTGCCGGATCGCGCACACGCCGAACTGGCGGGCAGCCGGCCCGGCCGTCATCAGGTCGCGCACCAGTGCCCGGTACCGCGGCTCGAAGATGTGCAGCGGGAGCACCACTCCCGGAAACAGGACGGTGCCGAGCGGAAACAGCGGGATGGTCTCGGCCACGGGTCCAGCGTAGGAGTGGAGCCGCCGCCCTGCTCGGTGAACTCGTACGCTGCGTCGGTTACCACACTGTGGCGTCGCAAGGCAGCAGAAAGTGGCGATTGGGCGAGAGCTGCGCAACCATCGCGGGAATCCGGTCGGCGCGCTCCGTAGACTCGTAGCCGTGCTGACCCGAATCGACCTCCGCGGGACGGCTGCCACGCGCAGCGCCGCCGACTTGCGGGGCGTACTGCCCCGCGCCGCCCTCGACGTGGACTCCGCGGTTGCGCAGGTCCGTCCGGTGGTGGAGGCCGTGCATAGCCAGGGTCTACCTGCGGTGTTGGACGCTTCCCGGCGCTTCGACGGCGTCGAGGCGACCGGCGTCCGGGTGCCGGCCGAGGCCCTCGCGGCCGCCGAGACCGGGCTCGACGACGCGGTCCGGGCCGCGCTGCTGGAGTCGATCCGCCGCGCCCGTCTCGTCCACGCCGACCAGCGCCGCACCGACGTCACGACCCGGGTCGTGCCCGGTGGCACCGTCACCGAGCGGTTCGTCCCGGTCGGCCGGGTCGGGCTCTACGTCCCCGGTGGGCTCGCGGTTTATCCGTCCAGCGTGATCATGAACGTCGTCCCGGCGCAGGAGGCGGGCGTGCCGGCGCTGGCCGTCGCGTCCCCGCCGCAGAAGGAGTTCGGCGGCCTGCCGCACCCGACGATCCTCGCGGCCTGTGCGCTGCTCGGCGTCGAGGAGGTGTACGCGGTCGGCGGCGCCCAGGCGATCGCGGTGTTCGCGTACGGGCTGGCCGACGCCGGGAACGACGCCGGGCCGGTGGAGCCGGTCGACATCGTCACCGGCCCCGGCAACATCTGGGTCACCGCCGCGAAGCGACTGCTGCGTGGCGTCATCGGCATCGACTCCGAGGCGGGCACCACCGAGATCGCGGTGCTGGCGGACGACACCGCTGACCCGGTGCACGTCGCCGCCGACCTGATCAGCCAGGCCGAACACGACCCGGCCGCCGCGTCGGTGCTGGTCACCGCGTCCACGGCGCTGGCGGACGCGGTCGACGCCGAGGTGGTCCGCCAGGTCGCGGCCACCAAGCACGTCGAGCGCGTCCAGGCGGCGCTGTCCGGTCCGCAGTCCGGCATCGTGCTGGTCGACGACCTGGAGCAGGGGCTGCGGGTGGTGGACGCGTACGCGGCCGAGCACCTGGAGATCCAGACCGCGGACGCCCGTGCGGTGGCCGCGCGGGTCCGCAACGCCGGCGCGATCTTCGTCGGTGCCTGGTCGCCGGTCTCGCTCGGCGACTACTGCGCGGGCTCGAACCACGTGCTGCCCACCGGTGGGTGCGCGCGCCACTCGTCGGGCCTGTCGGTACAGACGTTCCTGCGCGGCATCCACGTTG is drawn from Cryptosporangium aurantiacum and contains these coding sequences:
- a CDS encoding DUF167 domain-containing protein, translated to MTQRHDATGSTDRFVVPVRVKPGASRPRVGGSHHGPHGPALVVAVAARAVEGRATDAVIQAVAAAFGVRAAGVTLLAGRTSRDKLLALIPAPPDAEARLTALRDG
- a CDS encoding TraR/DksA family transcriptional regulator; protein product: MAEQAKATKDTPRRVAAKTGTRRTTRTAATGSGGAAEAPRTKSKAGGAAVAPDDGRSEELRSVLEARLQELTTEYDEAVVTLTDLQRSRVADGAGDDQADTGTKTFEREQELSLVHGLRERVQQVEHALARLAEGKYGSCERCGNPIPTARLEAFPSVTLCVSCKQIEERR
- the lspA gene encoding signal peptidase II, with amino-acid sequence MRELQADRGAPLTRPADSDPRGAAPVDGQQPVDPDAPDPGTADHPADADPAATRADAAAPNGTGADPAIPAPADAAAPNGAGAGPATSTPADADATRAAADAAEGASPGPAAAEGSPGGVDSDPAAHERDGGLSEDAQETVAGPRTRRGRWLFALVALLTLAADVISKLVVVAKLEDTNRPPVEVLANVLYLVHTRNTGAAFSLGSGYTYVLTAIAVGVIVVIIRTARKLASTPWALALGLVLGGACGNVVDRLFREGGGVVDFLAVVDPFDPPWPVFNLADSALCVGVALIVVLELTGRRIDGSRATKAGRAQSKDD
- a CDS encoding RluA family pseudouridine synthase, whose amino-acid sequence is MTEVVRGEHRSLPIPDGLEGMRLDAALARLFGLSRTAAAGVIEAGDAYLDGAPAGKSDRVSGGAWLEVTLPAPAAPPSAAPEPVPGLRVVYADDHIVVVDKPVGVAAHPSPGWTGPTVVGGVAAMGYRISTSGAAERQGVVHRLDAGTTGLMVLATSERAYTLLKRAFKEREVSKVYHTLIQGHPDPSRGTIDAPIDRHPSSDWRFAVVAGGKPSITHYDTLEAFRAASLLEVTLETGRTHQIRVHFSALRHPCVGDLTYGADPTLAARLGLTRQWLHAMRLGFAHPDTGEWVEFTSEYPTDLQTALDRVRAES
- a CDS encoding GNAT family N-acetyltransferase; translated protein: MKTRAGSLWVTEVSHAELSAVFALRHDVFVVGQGVPAELERDADDETAVHVGAWEHDLNTPACAPLRLVGTGRLVGRPPAPGRIGRMAVRSDVRGGGVGTVVLRGLERAALRRGHPELVLHAQLHARGFYERAGYTAVGPQFEEAGIEHVEMRKALPVIRPVTDADSAGLIALIGTVWGEYPGCVLDVDAEEPWLRAPGSYYAANGGRMWVAELDGVLVGSVGIRPNAGADTAELKSLYVGAAARKHGLGEVLTSLVEDEAVRLGLRQLELWTDTRFADAHRFYARLGYTQLPGSRELHDLSNTVEYPFVKAFPYTADLAG
- a CDS encoding MinD/ParA family ATP-binding protein — encoded protein: MGPSEPADRGEAVRRWRALLGRQRSRPRPMGVAQPLAPPLTPPPAQPAVAPPTTQPMTQHPLAPPPVVAPPQRAGDNFDFRPAPPDPGPPPPLVGTVPIPQAVEIIRADVGVPKAVAFINPKGGVHKTTATVLAAATLGSVRGGGVLAWDDNELRGTLGLRAGTARHARTVKHLIGDLTGVETAINAGQNLHEVLENYLRHASDGSFDVLAGDEDPRIARHLDPDTVRRLMRLLTAAYDIVCVDTGNNVESPNWKTVIEQSDRLVVTTLPREDAAFTADWMLDLLEEDGHADLVADAVTILSCPSPIRSPLLEELVEHFSHRTRAVAVIPYDPALESGSTIVFSQIADATRRAWLDACAALVQGWGR
- a CDS encoding DUF2567 domain-containing protein, with amino-acid sequence MRQDSPSSSDGVTTPPPASGPPETPGTSPGTAAQPSPLPSAPPVAPLPSAPPVAPLPPVPETLGSAPGTDLVPVPRRRHAGDEPEDPVALTPAALWTGLRASVSLRDLVAAVVLALLVAALGAVTGVLWAWIGPHVPVLMTANGPILAEYYGESAFGQQATFGGLALATGLLLGPIAYLARRWRGPILLLGLAVGCLAGAWVSWKVGIWVGRDEYESLLQHAAPGRTFSMPVKLNAFGLLFLEPLVAVLGYVVVAAWSRYPDLKVDPALNRAPGRHWGERPPDQ
- a CDS encoding LON peptidase substrate-binding domain-containing protein, which encodes MAETIPLFPLGTVLFPGVVLPLHIFEPRYRALVRDLMTAGPAARQFGVCAIRQGWEVGEGAVTALYEIGCTAELRQVHPYRDGRFDVVTAGRDRFRLLDVVPADGDVPYLRGRIERLPEADADARAGEEAEVLAAGVREVFARCRTLLHATLRAGEQTGDDETGQPILPALPLPSDPAMLSYLVGSAAPLTLDDQQSLLAIDDPVGRLRRQLRLLKREATMLSRLHAVPVPLAELRVGQSPN
- the hisD gene encoding histidinol dehydrogenase: MLTRIDLRGTAATRSAADLRGVLPRAALDVDSAVAQVRPVVEAVHSQGLPAVLDASRRFDGVEATGVRVPAEALAAAETGLDDAVRAALLESIRRARLVHADQRRTDVTTRVVPGGTVTERFVPVGRVGLYVPGGLAVYPSSVIMNVVPAQEAGVPALAVASPPQKEFGGLPHPTILAACALLGVEEVYAVGGAQAIAVFAYGLADAGNDAGPVEPVDIVTGPGNIWVTAAKRLLRGVIGIDSEAGTTEIAVLADDTADPVHVAADLISQAEHDPAAASVLVTASTALADAVDAEVVRQVAATKHVERVQAALSGPQSGIVLVDDLEQGLRVVDAYAAEHLEIQTADARAVAARVRNAGAIFVGAWSPVSLGDYCAGSNHVLPTGGCARHSSGLSVQTFLRGIHVVEYTEEALREVADHVTTLADAEDLPAHGAAVRARFR